One region of Thunnus albacares chromosome 8, fThuAlb1.1, whole genome shotgun sequence genomic DNA includes:
- the LOC122988121 gene encoding cathepsin K-like yields the protein MLLLVASDLGFCLDEASLDNQWKQWKIKYGKEYNVRIYSRRQTGAKRSCSRLQQLSEDEEYRRAIWEKNMLMIEAHNQEAEQGKHTYRLGMNLFGDMTLEEMAVKMTCLRVTSNHRQNPVIAKVKPLGFFYKTGVPNSEALQCMKDFRDMTLEENVYNLTFPLKLPKFIDYRKKGMVTQVKNQGSCGSCWAFSAVGALEGQLAKKTGKLLDLSPQNLVDCVTERGGCKGGNMSNAFKYVRDNGGMNSEKDYPYIEENQPCSYNASAIAAQCKGFEKVPEGDECALAEALYEVGPLSVAIASSQKEFMFYKSGVYYDPKCDKDNINHAVLLVGYGETRKGLKYWIVKNSFGESWGKEGYIQIARNRDNHCGIASDASYPLM from the exons ATGTTGCTGTTGGTGGCCTCAGATCTGGGCTTTTGTCTGGATGAAGCCTCCCTAGACAACCAGTGGAAACAGTGGAAGATCAAATATGGAAAAGAATACAATGTACGTATTTAT agCAGACGTCAGACAGGAgccaagaggagctgcagcagactgCAACAGCTGAGTGAG GATGAGGAGTATCGGAGGGCCATCTGGGAGAAGAACATGTTAATGATTGAAGCCCACAACCAGGAGGCAGAACAGGGAAAACACACCTACAGACTGGGGATGAACCTCTTCGGAGACATG ACCTTGGAGGAAATGGCTGTGAAGATGACATGCCTCAGAGTGACATCAAATCAT AGGCAAAATCCAGTTATTGCAAAGGTCAAAccactgggttttttttacaagacAGGAGTCCCCAACTCGGAGGCGCTGCAATGTATGAAGGACTTCAGAGACATG ACCTTAGAAGAAAACGTTTACAATTTGACTTTCCCGTTGAAGCTGCCAAAATTTATTGACTACCGCAAGAAAGGCATGGTGACTCAAGTCAAGAACCAG GGAAGCTGTGGCTCCTGTTGGGCATTTAGTGCTGTAGGGGCCCTCGAGGGCCAGTTGGCCAAAAAGACAGGCAAACTGCTGGACCTCAGTCCTCAGAACCTGGTTGACTGTGTCACAGAAAGGGGTGGCTGCAAAGGAGGAAACATGTCAAATGCCTTCAAATATGTGCGAGACAATGGAGGCATGAACTCTGAGAAGGACTACCCGTACATCGAAGAG AACCAACCGTGCAGCTACAACGCATCAGCCATTGCAGCCCAGTGCAAAGGCTTTGAAAAGGTTCCAGAAGGGGATGAATGTGCACTGGCCGAAGCTCTGTATGAAGTGGGTCCTCTGTCTGTGGCCATCGCCAGCAGTCAGAAAGAGTTCATGTTCTACAAGAGTG GTGTTTACTACGACCCCAAGTGTGACAAAGACAACATTAATCACGCTGTGCTGTTAGTGGGCTACGGAGAGACTAGAAAGGGTTTGAAATACTGGATTGTCAAGAACAG CTTTGGAGAGTCTTGGGGCAAAGAAGGCTACATTCAGATCGCACGTAACCGCGATAACCACTGTGGCATTGCCAGTGATGCCAGCTACCCACTCATGTGA